A region of Corvus cornix cornix isolate S_Up_H32 chromosome 3, ASM73873v5, whole genome shotgun sequence DNA encodes the following proteins:
- the SPAST gene encoding LOW QUALITY PROTEIN: spastin (The sequence of the model RefSeq protein was modified relative to this genomic sequence to represent the inferred CDS: inserted 1 base in 1 codon) produces MNSPGGRGKKKGSAGSSFAPPTARLSLLAARAGAPRRRRGRGRPASPHKRYYFSYPLFAAFALLRFVAFQLGLLXAWLCERLSRGALMAAKGSRAGAGDAPEPGGAPETVRACHKRAFECISMALRIDETEKSGQKEQAVEWYKKGIEELEKGIAVLVIGQGDQCERARRLQSKMMTNLAMAKDRLQLLEKLQAVLQMSKPQMEVYNDSTNLACRNGHLQSESGAVPKKKDPLTHTSNSLPRSKTVAKTGSTGLSGHHRTPSYSGISSSSVSRPASNPTPSTHKAAPKNSRTNKPSTPTTAPRKKKDTKIFRNVDSNLANLILNEVVDSGPAVKFDDIAGQELAKQALQEIVILPSLRPELFTGLRAPARGLLLFGPPGNGKTMLAKAVAAESNATFFNISAASLTSKYVGEGEKLVRALFAVARELQPSIIFIDEVDSLLCERREGEHDASRRLKTEFLIEFDGVQSSGEDRILVMGATNRPQELDDAVLRRFTKRVYVSLPNEETRLILLKNLLSKQGSPLTQKELAQLARMTDGYSGSDLTALAKDAALGPIRELKPEQVKNMSASEMRNIKLSDFTESLKKIKRSLSPQTLEAYIRWNKDFGDTTV; encoded by the exons ATGAATTCTCCGGGTGGCCGAGGGAAGAAGAAGGGCTCAGCCGGCTCCAGTTTTGCGCCTCCGACCGCCCGCCTCTCCCTCCTCGCCGCCCGGGCCGGCGCCCCCCGTcgccggcgggggcgggggcggccggcgTCCCCGCACAAGCGGTACTACTTCTCGTACCCGCTCTTCGCCGCCTTCGCCCTGCTCCGCTTCGTCGCGTTCCAGCTCGGGCTGC TCGCCTGGCTCTGCGAGCGCCTCTCCCGCGGCGCCCTCATGGCCGCCAAGGGCAGCAGGGCCGGGGCCGGCGACGCGCCCGAGCCCGGCGGGGCGCCCGAGACGGTGCGGGCGTGCCACAAGCGGGCCTTCGAGTGCATCTCCATGGCGCTGCGCATCGACGAGACAG AGAAGT CAGGACAAAAGGAACAAGCTGTTGAATGGTATAAGAAAGGAATTGAAGAACTGGAAAAAGGAATAGCTGTCTTAGTAATTGGTCAAG GTGATCAGTGTGAACGGGCTCGACGTCTCCAATCTAAAATGATGACAAATTTGGCAATGGCCAAGGATCGGTTGCAGCTTTTAG AGAAGCTGCAGGCAGTTTTGCAAATGTCCAAGCCGCAAATGGAGGTCTATAATGACAGTACTAACCTGGCATGCCGCAATGGACATCTCCAGTCAG AAAGTGGAGCAGTTCCAAAAAAGAAGGACCCCTTAACACACACAAGTAATTCCCTTCCTCGTTCAAAGACTGTTGCAAAAACCGGATCCACAGGCCTTTCAGGTCACCACAGAACGCCCAGCTACAGTGGGATATCATCATCTTCTGTGTCTAGACCAGCATCTAATCCTACACCTTCAACTCACAAG gctgctcctaAAAATAGCAGAACAAATAAACCTTCTACTCCTACCACTGCTCCTcgaaaaaagaaagacacaaagaTATTTAGAAATGTGGACAGTAATCTTGCTAATCTTATCTTAAATGAAGTTGTTGACAG TGGGCCAGCTGTCAAATTTGATGATATCGCAGGGCAGGAACTGGCTAAACAAGCTTTGCAAGAAATTGTTATCCTTCCCTCTCTTAGACCTGAG TTATTTACAGGTCTGAGAGCTCCTGCTCGTGGTTTACTGCTGTTCGGCCCGCCAGGAAATGGGAAGACAATGTTG GCCAAAGCAGTTGCTGCAGAATCAAATGCTACTTTCTTTAACATCAGCGCAGCGAGCCTGACTTCAAAATAT GTGGGTGAAGGGGAGAAACTGGTGCGTGCTCTATTTGCAGTAGCCAGAGAACTTCAGCCTTCTATAATTTTTATTG aTGAAGTTGATAGCCTTTTATGTGAAAGACGAGAAGGTGAACATGACGCTAGCAGGCGTctaaaaacagaatttttaatagaattcGATGGT GTGCAGTCTTCTGGAGAGGACAGAATACTTGTGATGGGGGCAACAAATAGGCCTCAGGAGCTTGATGATGCTGTTCTCAG acGATTCACCAAACGGGTATATGTGTCTTTACCAAACGAGGAA aCAAGATTGATTTTGCTAAAAAATCTTCTAAGCAAGCAAGGAAGTCCATTAACCCAAAAAGAGTTGGCTCAACTAGCTAG AATGACAGATGGATACTCTGGAAGTGACCTAACTGCATTAGCGAAGGATGCAGCCCTAGGCCCCATTCGAG aattaaaaccagaacaagTGAAGAACATGTCTGCCAGTGAG ATGAGAAATATCAAACTATCAGATTTCACAGAATCTTTGAAGAAGATAAAGCGCAGTTTGAGCCCTCAGACCCTGGAAGCGTACATTCGCTGGAACAAGGACTTTGGAGACACCACAGTGTGA